A section of the Oncorhynchus keta strain PuntledgeMale-10-30-2019 chromosome 15, Oket_V2, whole genome shotgun sequence genome encodes:
- the LOC118359478 gene encoding apolipoprotein D-like — protein MQTLQVLSLTLLSILAANAQTLRPGKCPQPPVQANFDAARYLGKWYEIKKLPAVFQKGECTTATYSLESPGVVGVLNRELLADNTVSAITGYAKAKDPSEPAKLEVTFFEDSPPGNYWVLSTDYEGHSVVYGCTDILGTFHADFAWILSRESTLSEEKLEELYHVFTSNGIDIDVMTVTNQSPELCADMPLWA, from the exons ATGCAGACTCTACAggttctctctctgactctgctgTCTATTCTGGCCGCTAACGCCCAAACTTTACGCCCTGGAAAATGCCCCCAACCTCCCGTCCAAGCTAACTTCGACGCCGCCAGG TATCTGGGCAAGTGGTACGAGATCAAGAAGCTCCCTGCCGTCTTCCAGAAGGGCGAGTGTACCACAGCTACCTACTCTCTGGAGAGCCCCGGAGTCGTTGGTGTGCTCAACAGGGAGCTGCT TGCTGATAACACTGTCAGTGCTATTACTGGCTATGCTAAGGCCAAGGACCCCTCTGAGCCCGCCAAGCTGGAAGTCACCTTCTTCGAGG ACTCTCCCCCCGGAAACTATTGGGTTCTGTCCACTGACTACGAGGGCCACTCCGTGGTCTACGGCTGCACCGACATCCTGGGCACCTTCCATGCTGACTTTGCCTGGATCCTGAGCAGAGAGTCCACCCTGTCTGAGGAGAAACTGGAGGAGCTGTACCACGTGTTCACCTCCAATGGCATCGACATCGACGTGATGACCGTCACCAACCAGAGCCCAGAGCTGTGCGCCGACATGCCTCTGTGGGCCTAA